Part of the Cydia pomonella isolate Wapato2018A chromosome 5, ilCydPomo1, whole genome shotgun sequence genome is shown below.
ttatgatatttatgacatttaaattgtcaatgaaaaaattaaagcaccaataaattaattttattatattatagcttaattttaaccctttaccgcatttGCAACCAtttatggcagttataatattcaactctattgatagctattaaagttgaaatttaaataaatatttttttataacatgacattttttatacataagttTACACCGCTAAAAACAaatacgaatctactactatttgatggttgaatgccaagatgttgtcacaatttgacgtttaaaaacaaaggaaggtttatttacaggcctaggtgtgtaagactgtatgaaattcctttacatatcatcttcactcatcgcaccggatacgtagtatttccgggcCTATTTAGTCATGTCAACTTTCCTTTGcaagtttgtaaaaaaataattacaatacaattacaATACGTTAGGCCGTCTTTGATACCAAAAGAGCCAATTGAACCTTAGGTAAAGGCATAAAGTGAGACCTTAAACAACATATGGCTTGGACATATGGGATCTGACTaatcatatacatacatacttgacACTCTTAGACTGCTATTACTACCTTTGTAGAAATTCTTGTTTTTAACGACATTACGTTACTTATGAAgctattttgaaatataataatatttgtttttttttacagccacGTATTGACCCGATCCAATTATTAAATTGCCTCAGTGTACTCCTGTCTCCTGATGGTGGTATTAAAAGCAGAGATGAAGTTCAGAGGCTTGCCAAGTAAGTCTTCATTTCGTTTACGTATCTTTTATGGCATTTTCATGATTAGCTatctaatacatttatttctttttttcagCCTTAtgacaaaattttcaaaaaaattggtATCTAAGTGcatatatattcaaatattaaaatgtacagAAACTGATTTATTGGGTTTATTTATGGGATCAGGAGGCTGGCGACTTGTTCACATGTGGCTAACAGAAAGCATAGTCGCTAAAAATTGGCCTTTAGTTCGAGAACTATTGGAGCTTTTGCTATTATGTCCTGTTGACAtagaacatttaaaaacaaataattgccCTAAACTCGTCAAAGAATTGTCCAAGGAGGGCAATCAATTTGGTAAgtgaaatgtttttatatttatatacaccgtggtttttttaaattccgttaacttctgGGTATGGTTAAGTACATATAAGGAAATTAAGTGGCACATATACTGTTATTGTAACACGGGAATTATATTCAATTCAaccaaacatttaaaaactatgacattTCAATATAATTCCGAACAGCAATCATCCGAGATAGCACtagcgtttagtagcaaatgtataaactcatactaaacactagtaattaataatcaatatgtaaacaggcccagccaagtgtacacgctcgtaggggctttatcagataaaaataaattattggttATCTCAAAATTTTAGTCAATTAGAATACCGGTCTTTGAGTAATTAAGTAACTGAATTTAAGCTCGGGAATGCACCCTTGATATTAAcggacttaaaaaaatatttttctttttgtggaTGCGCTAAATGTACAAATTGGAACCCGGTGACGTGTAGCGCCCGTAGGCAACTGCAGCATTTCTCGCCGCTCCGCGTCAAGTCGTTGTGTTAGTTTCGAACCCGACTGCATACCGCAGCGCCGTGTGTAGTTGGTTCCGAGTTTTTCGTGACTTCAGCGGCACTACTGATCTCGTCGCCGAGCCCGACGTTATGTAGCTGGATTTGTGTTGCTGGCTTCGTGTCGCTGAGTTCGAatggtatttcatagaaatGCATAAGACACCAGTCACTACGCGGCGACGTGTCGTCTGCAGTCGCCTCACGTCGCCGGGTTCCAACTTGTACCTTAACAACCCTATCACGATTTATTAGTTTTCCATTTCCAGTAAATTTAGAAGCACCTAGTAATTTCTAAAACTGGTATACCTGTATATTTCCAGTTTCACACGACATGCtcgtatattttattaatataatatttcttgTTGTAGCTATTCGAGCACTTGCTTCAAAACTAGTGGAGCAATGGCTTAAAACCGTAAAAGGTGAACCTGTTATTCCTGTGCTATCTTCAGAGATCCCCCAAATAATATTAGATGCACAGAAAGAAATCAATACGGACTTAGCTATAAAAAGCGACGTTCCCGACTTTGACAAAGCAGATCAAGATGAATTAGAAATAAAGTCTGAATACGTTAAGCAAGATGTATCTACTGAGAAGATAGAAACTAATGGACTTGATGATAATAAAGAAGTGTCAGATAAAGAAAAGGAAACTTTGCCTGTTTTGAAGATTACATTAAAAGATGGAAAGCAAATATTATCCCAATTAGATGACGCAGATAATAAAGTTATAGAAAAATCCTCGGATAAggagaaaactaaagataaaCATAAAAGCAAATCTAAAGAAAAAGAGAAATCGCATGATAGTTCAAAATCTAGTTCCTCAAAACATTCGAGTAAATCTGTATCTTCTAGTGACAAACGTAGAAGTAGTAAATCAGATAGTCCTAGTCACCATAGCAGTAAGGATAGGTCTAAAGATAAAAGTAAACATTCTTCTCATAGTTCTAAGTCCAAAAGCGATAGCGGGCGCAGATCCTCTAGTGAAAAATCCAGCTCTTCCAGTAGCAAATCTAAAGAAGATCGTAGCAGCAAGTCATCGTCTGAGAAAAGCAAGAGTAAGGAGAAAACTAAAGATGATAAAAGTGAAAAGAAGAAGGAAAGCTCcgaaaaaacgaatgaaaagtCTGATGAAAAACCAGGACCTCCATCTATTCATAAATTAGGCAAAATACCGAAATTGAGTGatgttaaaaaagaaaaaccttcAATATCGATAGAAGTTAGAAAACCAGATGAACCTAAGCCTAAGACTGTAAAAACGTTTCATTCTAAATTTAGAAAGCATGGCCTTGAAGAAGAAGTTAAACCTCCGCCTAGTCGAGCTTCACTTTTGAATAAAAAGCCTCCTCCCCCTGCGTTACCACCCACAGTATCGATACCTAAAAGACCATCTCCAGTACATAACGAAACCCCACCAGAGAAAAAGCCAAAAACTATCGAACCTGTTGAAAAGCCTGGCGCTATAAAATTGATACCACCTAAACCTAAACGTAAGTATCATTCTACTATTAACTGTATTGGTACattattcatttgttttatttttgcagGTTTCGCTCCGGGCCAAAGCCAAGTGCCTTCgagtgttattaaatatttaattagatatTTCGACAGTGGTAAGTCAATAATGTATAACATAAAGGGTTCCAAAGTgatatttttatctgtaaagtatttattacaaataaacgGTGAATTAATACTATTCTTTCGTTGAATATTGACCTGATTTGTTCAAAGACAAGCGTGAGGTGCATACGCTAGCCCGGCACGCGCCTTCATTGGTTCCGTGCAAGACTCGCTGCAGTGCTGTTGAGAACAACTGGTCTCTACGGCTGGAATCTACTGCTGTCAGACAACCAAGGTCCATACGAAAAGGAATAAAGCTACTACTTACGAAAGTTTTGACATAGTGTACATTAGATAATATGCGACTGGCATTTAAAAACATCGTTTTGAGTAACAAATATTGGctgtatgtaaaaaatactccGGATTTATCTAAACATGACGTAATTACGCGGTccataattcttttttttttgtacaaacgCTTATATATTTACAAGAATTGTTGACCGTGTACAGACTTGATTAGTGTTATTACAAATCAATACACATGTGAACACACCGAGTTCTACGTCATACACAACTATCTATACTACTATATTAAGATGCCAAAAATCGTAATAAATggtgcttaaaataaaattccattCCGGAGTTGCCGCAGTCTCAAATTTGTGACAGCAacagaaacaaataaatagTGATTAAACTCTGAATGCCATgccaaaattattatattactattatattttcaaaatatgtcTACGATGACAGTATGAAagatcaatttatttatttgtcagtcATTTAATGATTAAGCATGGACTTCAACTCTTAAGAAAACCAATATATGACGGGTTTTGAAAGATAATAATTTGTCATACTTAATACCGCGATCTCTCAAACTAGAGACTAATGATGCACATCGAATTAAGACATTTACCAGCTGTGAGCTTAAACCCTGAATTTTATTGTAGGTAGCACGCAAATCTGTAGTCTGCggtttttatgttattataattaaaatttgctaTTCTGATATCAAGGTAAAATTTGAGTCAGTCCATCATGCGAGTagctgtatttataaataaggtAAGGAGATTGCAACGCGACTGAAGAATCCTCTTTTTCTACTCGAAGAAGTCTCCGGATCAACATTTACAATCTATGCGCGCCTGAGGTAGCTTGACCTGAATTAAAATATTCTGCTGTACAAGGTCCTCGGTCTTAGATTGTGATGGTTTTGTTCAATCAAGCCCTTTATAGAATGATCCTCCGAGGTTACATATATGGCTTGTCGAAGACATTCGGTACCTATACTGAggatatttgattttaatagaTCCAACTGTATTGAAGTAGGGTTGCAAGAGCTAAATAGGATGAGTCTTATCATGAATTTTCAAGAATACACCGTGGGGccggtatttttttgtaaatttcgtttTGTGTTTAAGTGTTCGGGAATGCGTTGTTTAATCTGTCTCGTTGCTGgtacccacggtgtatatacacAAGAAGGTGCATCCGTCGCTTTGTCGTTAAGTACAAGGTAAATTAATTCTATAAGATAATCCCCTTTCATATTTGGTACTTTTAGCAGAATAAATGAATAGAAAGAACATAATTGGGAGATCCAATGAACGGTATAAAAAAGTGATAAGAAATAGTTGGACATTGTTTTTTAGGCTTTGATGTCGTAGGTATACGACGTGTACTTTT
Proteins encoded:
- the LOC133517705 gene encoding serine/threonine-protein phosphatase 1 regulatory subunit 10-like, whose translation is MPRIDPIQLLNCLSVLLSPDGGIKSRDEVQRLANLMTKFSKKLVSKCIYIQILKCTETDLLGLFMGSGGWRLVHMWLTESIVAKNWPLVRELLELLLLCPVDIEHLKTNNCPKLVKELSKEGNQFAIRALASKLVEQWLKTVKGEPVIPVLSSEIPQIILDAQKEINTDLAIKSDVPDFDKADQDELEIKSEYVKQDVSTEKIETNGLDDNKEVSDKEKETLPVLKITLKDGKQILSQLDDADNKVIEKSSDKEKTKDKHKSKSKEKEKSHDSSKSSSSKHSSKSVSSSDKRRSSKSDSPSHHSSKDRSKDKSKHSSHSSKSKSDSGRRSSSEKSSSSSSKSKEDRSSKSSSEKSKSKEKTKDDKSEKKKESSEKTNEKSDEKPGPPSIHKLGKIPKLSDVKKEKPSISIEVRKPDEPKPKTVKTFHSKFRKHGLEEEVKPPPSRASLLNKKPPPPALPPTVSIPKRPSPVHNETPPEKKPKTIEPVEKPGAIKLIPPKPKPMLLLESDMFMDALNASATNKKEPKKRKRRTSGSKDGNAPTDGSPPHTPNSITSPTSESKSVPPRFYQDTLDTEEDKDKPGDKVTDSNDNKDSSDKEAEESMDTSEPHTLTVNGLKGVLCYHKKKGPKKSIRWKPEAELEEIQYFELDETERVNVTKTFTDMKYLERIHEREAFQKGRNLSSEDVMEEKTSWKPLIPIDAKGQVHVDHGKNSKEKDIQAIRQKGTLQPLYFHKSMIPDSPLEPDTETHTYSEPTTIPLEDVTGNQDTTSDFRNMPWPEPKGNAPPVSSSNINMPAMFPSNMTQFPNGFPPAPFPGAPGFQGPPGMGPGDWQNGVPPQMMPNGMPPGIPPGALAPGAMPPANMPPGLIMTPENMMMTPEMFVGGPNGMFPPGMVPDGFNMQPNMFPPDFNMSGPQGPPGADGFSGPGNFRGSMRGRGSSGHWRGKNSGNWDGPQRGRGGHSRGSKRPVCIYFQRKGSCRQGDNCSFLHPGVNCPY